In the Actinomycetota bacterium genome, one interval contains:
- a CDS encoding PGPGW domain-containing protein — MSIVGSVVLVAGIAMIVLPGPAILAIPAGLAILATQFRWARKVLDEVWARLPGRDDADGEGDRRGSHRQTGAFGGGTDVQG; from the coding sequence GTGAGCATCGTCGGTTCCGTGGTCCTGGTGGCGGGCATCGCGATGATCGTCCTGCCGGGTCCCGCGATCCTCGCGATCCCCGCGGGCCTGGCCATCCTGGCCACGCAGTTCCGATGGGCGAGGAAGGTCCTGGACGAGGTGTGGGCCCGCCTGCCGGGACGCGACGACGCCGACGGCGAGGGCGATCGGCGCGGCAGCCACCGCCAGACCGGTGCGTTCGGCGGCGGCACCGACGTCCAAGGGTGA